The genome window CCTCCGAACCCCCGCTTAAATTCGCTCAAACGCCGCTAGGCTCGGTAAAGTACAGAGAAAGTGAAACTCAATATGGCGGATTTGCATAGCAAAGATCACGCACCTGCATCGGAAAGGCGGAGCCTGCGCAGTAAACGTAAACGATATGGCGGAGTTGCGCCCGCCAAAGTGCAAActattagggatgtcccgatcaggtttttttgccctccgatccgataccgatcatttgattttgagtatctgccggtaccgagtcccgatccgatacttcttataatccataaaaaataaagatgaggaaagaaacggatccaggatgttcctcattttttatttaacaccttattttaacatccaacaactccgttagcaaacagagcacttacgtgaggcagtttgaacaataaataacacattaaaaaaaataaccttaaaatacctggcaggaatgcaaacaaataaaaaaaataaagtgccacggtgccggtaatttgcttttaagaacgcatctcacagtggtgtacagtaatttcaattaaggaaatgaacgtttttcttgatgaaaacaagcatttctaccctttcaggtttgagcccgtttcttttgtcatccaacgaaaaaaaaagatctcatgctttgctttccgcttcgaactgcttccgtgttcaactttgccggcaacaggcagccaataaccaatagcgtctccgctacaaagtgatgtcatgccgcacgtgttgatgctgctgtgttgagacaagaggtctggtctcactctgtgccaacgcatagctattgatgtgttaaaaatgagaatatattatatagatatatatccgatccctgatcgggaggcaatgcccgattccgatcgagtctgaaaccatgtgatcgggcccgatttccgatcacgtgatcggatcgggacatccctacaaACTATCCATTAAGTGACTCAACAATGCTGGTTCtttcattttgtaacaaaaaaaaagttacatactGCAGCTTTAAGTTCAGCTTAAGTGCCTTCACCTTCATGTGAACAAAACATGCTTTAATGAGCGATAAGGTAAACTCTAACAGCATAAGCAACAAATTTGTACATTTTCCTTTTGTTATTCCGTCCTTAATAGTTTATCGGCGACCTGCTGGGACTAAAGGagacttttgcaagacacacaGCATAAGCACGACAACGTATGTCTAGCAAGGTCATTCAGGTCACTCGACACTGAACTTGGGGTTTAATCATGAAGATGTTTCGTCACTCATTTGGCTTCAACTGATGAAGGGTGGAAAGGAAAGCTGTGAAACATCTAAACCTGTGAATATGCAATATGGCCTTTCTTTGTCCTCTTCAGTAAAACAGATGGTGGAAATAAGCTCACGAGCTTGTGTGGTGCGTTCACCTTCTAGAAACAATGCAAGCTTTTGCTCATCTCTGAGGCGCTACCATCAAAGGGACCTCTTTTGGAAGGTTCATGTGATGCTTTTAGAGTAAAGCTTTAAAAAGACACATCAGTGGTCCTTAATGTCCCGTTATATAGTTTAAATTATTTGAAAAGACGCATCCTTGATGTGACCATGACGGCAGATTGGTGTCTTTATTTCTTGTAATTTTAAACGTACACCTACGAATCTGGAGTATGGTCACACCTGAGCACGAAAACGCTGAAAAACAGATGGCATAAACAATGCAACGGGGACTCTTCCGTGATAAAGTCAAAACACACTCCTCTTAGAGACAGATGGCGTAAACAATAAAATTCTGTCTGTTCTTCTGTGAATGCAAAGCAACACATCGCGTGAcgggaggaaaaaaaaccccaacaatatGATCTGTACTCATGAACGTAGAGCATTTTCGAATTAGTGTTGCTGACAACTTTGTCGGTAGGTTTGGTGACTTTTTAGACCCCTCGAGCcagattgataataataataataataataataataataataataaatccttGTGAATTTTTGAGCAGATGTTAGACATTGTCCTGCACTTGACACGGTTCTCCAGCTCACATCACAGCTGCTCGGTTATACAAAAGCAGGTTTACCGGCTCACCATTTTCCCAACCGACCAATCACTGGTCACCATTGTTCCCGACAACCAATCACTGACTGCTGATGAAtgtcacacatacacactttttcGTTTTAAACTCTCTTCTTGGTGATACACTTGTAATAAAGTATTTATTACTACATGCAGTATTACCAAGATAAAGGTATTCCATCCGCAACTGTTTCTTTCTATCACTCTTACTTCTGGTCAGGATTCTTGATAGAAATTACAATATTCTTTAATTTTGTAAATCGTTGGTTTGTAAGTgtcttcagaaaatatgcaaatgaTCATAACATCCTGCAAAATATGCAAACGAGCCTGTTACACCGTCTGACGACTTTCTTGAAGCATGCATGAGAGACTCTTTCCCCTGAAAGGTCTTGTAGCTAGAACCCCGCTTCTCACCTGTCCTTTGACGAGGCTGGCGGCGAACTGCCTCATCACGGCCTCCACGGTGTAGGCGCTGGACCAACCGCGCGGCGTCAGCAGCTCCATGCATATGGCTCCTCCGTCCAGGACGTAGCCGTTCTCCAGCCTCGGCGTGAGCACGCGGACGAACGGCGGCGAGAACGGGAAGTTATCAGGGAAGGAGATGTTGAGCAGGATGTACTCAGTGTTGGTCTCTTTCATGTCCTGCCACAACGCCGAGTCCTTGTCCACCTGGTGCAGCTTGACGTTCCAGTCGTACAGGTTGTCGTCGGCCAGCTCGACCGTAATGAAGTCGTCTCCCAGGCGTCGGatctcctgcagctccttcatgaGGCGCCGCGTCCTCACCTGCGCACAGTGCTGCCTGTTGGGCGCCAGCGATGGCACGGAGCTCGAGCTCGACTTGGCGCTGCCCGTCTGCTGCTTCTCCTTCGTCTCTTTGCTCGGCTTGTCCTTCGCAGGAGCTTTGTCTTTGGCAGAGACGTCCGAGCGCTTGGCCTTGATTTCTGGGGTGCTCAGGATGTTCGTCTCGTTTTGGTGACAGTGCTTGGTGCTGTTTTTCTGATTCCCTTGCTTAGTCCCTTTCGGATGGTGCTTGGGGTCTTCTGTGTCTCGGTCGTGCAAGCGGATCAGACCGATCTTTCGCAGAAGAGTGGCCATCACGCCGGGGGAGGAAGAAAAAGGAAAGGAAGGGATTCCGCAGCTCTCCCGATGCTTACGGACGTTATGGAGACCACAATGCACCAGGACTTGTTCTTACTGCAGGCACAGCagaggatgaggaggaggatgaggatgaggacTGCTGGGCGCCTGAGAGCAGCCCGCTTTCAGTGCATCATCCCACAGAGCTAAAATCAAACACAGTGGATTTTTAGATGTGGAGATTTAATCCCAGTGCATCAATGAATGTGTGGTCATTATGGCTGCAGCAGCCTGCAGACCTTTTCATTGTTTTCTCCAACACACAACACCAGCATTAATCAAAGCAGCAAGTACTTACCCTGTTGGTATTATTTCGATGCCTCACCCTTGGAAATAGATCCAATCTCTCCTTGCTTAATCCAGATCTGGTTGAGTTTAAGCCTTTAAAGCAGTTCTGTAATGTAGCTTGCAGcaaatctctctctgtctcccacacacacacacacacactcatgcacacacacacacacacaccacacacacactcgtaaacACAGCAGCACTGCCTGACTGCTCGGTTGTACCTGGACAGAATGAATAATCAAGTGTGGGCTTCGAAATGTGAAGGTTGCTGGGAGGAGGGTCGGGCTTCTAGTGCATCAGCTGTCCTGGCTGCATCCCAATCGACTTCCAATTCGACACCTAGTGCACTACATTGCGCGTGCGCGCTGTTTATATCGTTCACTACATAGTGCACAACTGAAGGGAACAGGGCTGCATTTGGAATTCAGCCCTACCCTAGCCTTGTCTGCCCCCTCACCCTTCTTTCTTCTATTCTTGGTGGAATTTGGCGAGTTGTTTTCATCCCTAAATtagactttatatatatatatatatatatatatatatatatatatatatatatatatatatatatatatatat of Neoarius graeffei isolate fNeoGra1 chromosome 22, fNeoGra1.pri, whole genome shotgun sequence contains these proteins:
- the ube2ql1 gene encoding ubiquitin-conjugating enzyme E2Q-like protein 1, yielding MATLLRKIGLIRLHDRDTEDPKHHPKGTKQGNQKNSTKHCHQNETNILSTPEIKAKRSDVSAKDKAPAKDKPSKETKEKQQTGSAKSSSSSVPSLAPNRQHCAQVRTRRLMKELQEIRRLGDDFITVELADDNLYDWNVKLHQVDKDSALWQDMKETNTEYILLNISFPDNFPFSPPFVRVLTPRLENGYVLDGGAICMELLTPRGWSSAYTVEAVMRQFAASLVKGQGRICRKAGKSKKAFSRKEAEATFKSLVKTHEKYGWVSPPVSDG